The Capsicum annuum cultivar UCD-10X-F1 chromosome 1, UCD10Xv1.1, whole genome shotgun sequence sequence TTGTGAAATTCCACAAATGACATCTACAACTAGTACAACGATACACGCCTACAAGCCTAACCCCTCGAAAAATACAACACCCGTGTACTAATCTGCTACCCTGATTTATGTCTTTCTACCTAAAATATCATCTCCGCAATTGTACCCTCCTATCTAATGTCATATCCTCAGTAATTTGAAGTTATGTCATCTCcaatctaatcacctctctcttACCCCTCCAACGAATAACAATTTTTTTGGCGAATCATTAAACCTTTTAATTAACTCAGTTGTCATAACTGTGAAGTAGCTCTAACTTTTTTCCTCTCCTTTATTTAATATCTAATAACCcgagttttctttattttcctcgGAGTTGTTTTGTGATCCactaaaaagggcagcccggtgcattGCTATACGCAGGATCTGGAAAAAGGTCCGACCACGAAAATCTATTGTATATagcctcaccttacatttctatAAGGGAgtattttcaaggcttgaacctgtgacctcctggtcatatgacaataactttacccgttactccaagactccccttcaaaaaaaaaatctatagtTAACCTCTTAGCCAAATAATTGCTACATCATCTTCAAAGAACCTGATTTTTACTCACTGATGATGGTCACCGATAATTTGACAGTCAAATGCATTTTTCAAAGTTGGGCCATGTTTCATGACTATTGCTGCAAACTATTACAAATACCCATCAGTAcattctttttttcatttctcatctACCCTGAGTTACAACCGGAAGGAACCTGAGATTGCAGAGCTTTCTAATCCCTAGAAATTTACATTAGAACTGAAAAAACACAGCAAGATTAATCTAAAGTGCCACCAAAAGGCTCAAAAACTGCTTTCTACCTCTGACCAGAACAGCGAATCTGTACACTGGGAAACGGAAGGTAACAACAAAACAGAACCAACGCCTACCATGTAAAATCTGCTAGGCAAAGGTTCTCAAACTTGCAGCAACCACGCGATGCAGGATGCAGTAACCTTGAAATTTTGACCAGCAACGATCAGTTGCTTCGTTTGAGTCCACAGAAGAGGAACAACTCTACGAATCAACAGTTGCTCATGCTTTGGCATCCAAAGTCGCAAGATACACTGCATCTAATAACCAATTTTAATAACAGTCAACGTTTTTGCTTCTGAGATACAAAACGTATTCCTTGCTTTCCAAGTTCTAAGTTCTTCTTCTTCCCATCATCAAGAGCAACAGACACAACTGAGCCTTCAAAGACTTCTACTACCGTTCCTCTATGCCTGAAAAGAAAACAAATTGGGAGGTCAAACTTGCACACATCAAGTGTGGTACAGATTTATATGAAtgctcttttattcaatttgaaatATAAGAACCAGCAAGGGAGTCAGGTTAGTTAAAAGCTCAAACGAAACTTCTTACTACAGACAATGTGTTCCTTTTCTCTATCCTACTATATTCTCTTGCCTCAATAAAATTCACTTGCTCTGCTGATTGCCGTTTTCTCATTGCTATCATAATTACTAATCCAGAATATCACAGCACTCATTTCCGTTAAAgttgcataaattttaaaaatgcaTGACAGTCAGCTTGACATAGCAATAAACCTACCAGGTATTATCAGACGGATGATGAACCTCCACTCTCTTTCCTTTTGCATCTTTTCCCAACTTCTGCAGTATCCAGTTAGCATCCATGAACTCATCCATTGTGTTGTCTTCATACCACTGTGATGAATTATCATCAGCCCTGGTTGATGTTTTTTCTCCGAAGGCTGGTGCTCTCTTTCTTTTAGACCTCTGGCCCTTAACCATGCTTTTCTCCTCCTCTCCTGGAGAAGCCCATGCATTTTGACTTTCATGGtaaggattcttgaacttgagCTTTAGGAGAGGTTTTGGATCCTTTCTTGTTGAATTAGATACTGAAGGTGTGCTATTTTTCTCATCATTCAAGTCATCACAAGAAGCGGGCATAGTTTCGGCATGTTTAACAGAAGCCAATTTGTTTCCCCTTGTAGCAGGAACTTCAGCTCCAGCCCTTGTAATAACACTACCATCATTGCTTCTTTTTCCTAAGATACCAAAAGTCTTGTGTGGCGGATCAGGTCCAGATCCATCGGCAAGTTTTCCACCAACTTTGGAAGGAAAATGAGTAGCTTCTGAGCTaactttcttgatctttattaaGTGACTTTCTTTACCCTTATGGTTTTGACCCTTCATTTGGTCCATATGATCCACCGTATGTCCTTCAGAAAAAGAAATGAAACCAACAGAAAAGTTACTATTGGAACACTAAAAGTATGCTACAAAGAGCAACAAATACAATTTTATCATTCCTTCCCCATCCCTACACCAAACCCAGAAAGTAGAAAAATTACAACACGTCTTACCTTTTCCACCACCAAGTTTAGCTGCAGTGTCATTCCTTTCTGAGATTTCATTCTCCCTCAGCTGAACCACATCCTCGCTACCTGATAAAAAAAGGAAGTACATGCCAGAATATATTTTGATAAGGTAAATAACTTTATTCACGTTGGGAAAAGCTCCCATTACAAGAGGTATACCAAAAAGTAGGAGTATTAGAGTATTGAAGCTAATTACTTGATCTCAAGATATTTTGCTGCCTTGATCAAGCAACTTTGAGATTGAAATGAAGGAATTGGGAACAACAGAAGGAAGAGCAAATCcacaaattgaatttgaaaacaaaaataagagggaAAACAGAAGTATCATCACCTACCCACTTTGACAGAGAACCATAGATGTACAAATTAAACCacattttctaaaatttcatgtaATGGGGAGGGAGAGGGAGAGGGAGGGAGAGGGGGGGTtaacataagaaaacaaaaataatatgcaGCATGAACTTTAAGTTGAGTTCACATATTCAACCActttaggttattttcttttttcatttttttgggaTCATTAGCAACTTTCCAGACTCTTCAGCCGCAAGTATTCAACAGAGAAGAAAGAATCAGAGTTATTGTAACatagaaaaatatagagaaggaaCACCATACCAGAACAAGAATTGGAGAATTTAATCAGGCACAGAACAGACCTTCCATTCCCAGACCAAAGAAAACCAAATATACGTCACCTTTATTGCactacatatatgtgtgtgtgtataaagaGCACTCTGTTGTTTTATGCCAGAGTTTTATCCATCAAGAAGCAGTTTCAGCGTCTTGAGAAAAGGAAAGAGGTATAATTAGTAAGATGTACGCATAAGTGCTACTTTTTTAAGCTTTGTGAAGATCATTAAGGAAAAAGCTTTTAAACTACTGGCTTCCATTTTTACCATCATCCAACCAATGATTAACATTGTTATGTGAAACTTGGAGGACGTGACTCAAATATTTCATTTGCTCTACTTTCTCTAGAGTTTTCCACCTAAGTCGTgaagaacccccccccccccccgaaaccaccaccaccacccccaaAAAAAAACATCAGATCACATGATGACCAAAACACACATTCCTCAAATGCCAAATAAGCAAACAATTAACCAAGGAAAGGAGTAGAAATATGCTGCATAAGTTCACGTCCCCACTAATTTTTATCTACAAGAAAATTCTTAGCAAGAAAGTACATTAGAGATACTTATGGCTTCTACAAACAAAAGCAACTCAAGAATCAAGGTACTTTATGATATTCCTTAGCCAACTTATATGTCCTTTTTATAACTGAGAAATCCTCGAGGGACAGTGACATAACGGTCAAAACTGTGGGGATAATGAGCACGCCCATCTGCCCTTCTTCACTTAAATTATCAAGCGTTTGTCGGAGGCAGGGTTCGAACACGTGACGTGTGCTTAATCCACATATCACGTGATGCGCTCTTACCACTTAAAGCTCTGGGGCAACTTACATATGAAGTCCATACCAATCACAAAATGTCCAAGAAATAACACTGCACAGAGGAAAACTATAATCATCTTTCTCACTGACGGAACCTTATGTCTGGATGACATAACAATTTAGAAAACCTTAGCTTTGTGTCAGAAGTCATGCAAGCTAGTAGAAAAGTTGTGTCAGAAGTCATGCAAGCTAGTAGAAAAGCATACTTACAGTTAGGGCTGTTCAAAACCGAACCGTAACCGTTAATCCAAcctcaaaattagtttattggctAATTGATAATGGGTTATCGGATTAATGGTTGGAGAAcggataaattttttataattaatggcttattggTGCGGGGAcggattactcaattttcttatcggGTAAACTGTTAACCCATTaagaaatattataattatatttttatccctagatatataagtatcttttgtcaatccaacatataaaactccatttattattctattcacttcttagtttagaaaataacatGTCACTTCTTGTGACTTCTAACCATAAAGTGCAGCCATACTtcctaaaatgtaaagaaaatcttaaattaattcttaaatcagaacataaattattcttgacaatACAAAGGAccgcaataaaaatgaaacaatcCAAATGTGTCCTTCACGAAGTTggataaaaaacataaaaattcaaataatattaaagttttaatttttttctgtcaatccagtaattaaaaatgtttctacatacattttaggtctagaagaaaattcttatttgattcgATGTTTTAACCTGTTAAATAACGACACGAACAAAATCAAGAagcctaaaagattgataaatagatCAACAAATAACTTAGTCGGTGAAGAAACGGAGGAACTATCAATAATCGCTCGatatttcattctctcttaaatttatccGATACACCATCCGATAACCGTCCGTTAATTACTAATCCGATACCGAACCAACCATTATCTTATTGGGTGGCTagcggattagtatatttaaaaaccaataaccaataagCCGAACCGCTAAGCATAATTATCTAACCGATCCAACCGATAAGCAGCCCTACTTACAGTCAGCAAATTCTATGGAGAAGCCATAGTTTTTAAACAAGATTCATCCAAGTaagaaaatggaaagaaaaaaaaaaagaggaacgTGAAGACaacatatagaaaaaaattaccaTTTGAAGTAGTCAAATCTTGCTCTTTCTGACAGCTTGAAGCATCAGACTTTGGGGAACCTGCTGTGTTTTTATTCCGCAAGTGTATAACAAGCTTTGGTCCCTTAGAGGTCTTTGGCATGCTTGTTTGAATTCCAACATCATCCCCGTCCAAAGGCCGAGGCTTGCTACCTTTCATTTGGACAGTCCTCTTACCCGTGTTTCCAGTAACCTCATCTATAAATTTGTGCTTTATGACCCCAGCCTGATTAATTGAACATATACCTTCTGTCAAGCTACCAACAGGAGAAGAAAAGCTATCCAGTTCCCTATAAGCCTGCAACTCTTCATTCTTGACATCACCAGCACCATATCCACCAGATGGGGCATATGGATGTCCTTCATTTTGTCCAGTTAAACCCTTCTTTTTACCAGATTTCTTGTAAGAAGATTTCTTTCCATATTCCTTGCTCTTTTTGGGAGATTTGTCAACTAAACCTTTAAGAGAAAACTTCAAAGATCGATTGTGTTCATTTTTTACTACAGGACCGCTATCTTCATCATCTGAAAAGGGTGAAATAGCGAATATTTCATCTTCAACTGGCAATCCAGCTCCTGCCCTCAAACTTGCAATTAAATCCCTATCAGCTACATCTCTCCTCCTCCAAAGCTCCTGAACAGCATCCTCAAGATTTCTCACCTGAGAACATCAACAGAAAGCTATCAGGATAGAGttctagttttaacttttctagCGAATTTAATCACTGCCGTAAACACACCTGATAACTATTTCCACGGCATGTTGGGCATGCATACGGCAAATTTCCATCCACTTGGAACTGCAAATATTTTTCATCACTGCAAAGCAAATACCCATTTTCAAATTAGAACTTCTAATGGAGTCCCTCTCTCAAAGCCCTAGGGAAACTATAGTCAAGGTTGTATAAGTTAACAGCTTTATATAGAGTGAATGACAGGAGAACAAATTGGCAAAGCACAAAAATATCAGGATATTTATATGGTGAAGCGCAGAACCGGAACATTCTGGAAATTAGAACTGGCACCCTGTCAACAGACTAGACTCTTAAGAAGGCAGAATGCAGCATAAACAGCAGTTCCAAATGTCATTCAATTTTCCAATGAAACAATAAAAGTCAAAAGGGGAATGATGAGACTACTCACGGAAACACATTCCTAAATTCGAGTTCAAGAGAAGAAAAAGTCAAGTTCTTAGTTTCTCTAGTtcaattaaattttatatctacTCATTAATTCATTTCGATAACTATTccaggaaaaaaattcaaattcttcattTAAGGAAGAAAAGCAAATCTTCTGAATTGCTCCGAAAAAGTAACTCAAATATATTTAAAGACTTCTCTAGATATATAATTGATCCGTCCATTTGATTTCTATTTCCAATTTCCAACAAACAATTCGCCTAATCAATGCAGGACTAACAAGCCAACATATCATGTCATGACCGTGGTAGGTTGAAATCAACATTTGGAAAATACTGCATCCTATAGTTGTTCAGATAAGTTATTTACACACTGATTCTTTACAGGTGACCTCTTACtcctttttcttgttttaagtGGAACTATTAGCCCCTTCTCAAGACAATGCCACATCTATTTATGTAAAAGTGGTGCTATACACACACCTGACACGtgtattctctctctctctctctctctctctctctctctatatatatatatatatatatatatatatatatatatatatttattattcttttttagatAACTTTTTCCCCTTCTTCTTCCTACCTTTTCTACTTCCAtcttattttcaacttcatggcAGCTTTGTGTTGCACAGTTATACAAACAAAAAAACCAATTACAAGATACACCACACACATAGCACAGCACGACTCAGAATTTGAATGGGCTTGTTCACAAGATATTTCTGAGAGGAGATAGATAGGCCAATAAAGGATGAAAAGAAGGTCACCGGAATTTATATTCCGGCAAGATGCACTTTTTTTAATCTTTGCTttcgaattttgattttttcacGGGTAAAGATCTGAAAAAGTTGTTTTGAatagtattttaaagaaaaagaataccCACCTTGCCGGAAAAAATGGTGATTGGAAAACAAATTTTCCGGTCAAGAAAACTTCTGAACTTTAAGCATTTTTTCAATATCGAAccctagaaaaaaaattatttacagataacaaaagaagaaaaggagaTGCCGCAGAGCGCAGGTCTGGTGACGTTGACCAAAAacctgaaaaggaaaaaaaagaaagagaaaagagaaaaaggggaaaagaataaagaaaatattaagaaaacacaatcaattaaggAATATATTAATGAAGTGTATTTAACTATACACCAACCAGTTAGAAACTGATACGTGTATTGTTAGAACTGTTTATAGTGATGTTTCCTCTTCTCACATGCTTTCAAGAAGTCGGTAACACGTTCTTTGCCTCCAAAAGAGTCCTTTGCACATCGTAACTTTACGGACACCCTAATAGTCCCTACTCTTGTTTGAAATGGAACTAATATCCCTGTAAGGAAGTGATGTTTCCTCTTCTCACATGCTTTCAAGAAGTCGGCAACACTTTCTTTGCCACATCACTTTTTCCAAGGATATTAGTTCCACTTCAAACAAGAGTAAGGAGTATTAGGTCGTCCATAAAGTTACGATGTGCAAATGACTTTATTGGACAACCAAGGGATGCATAACTTGTGTGTTTTCCCGACAAAGAACTATATAAATTAAGGAATGTATAACTACTTCTTTCTCCATTATTTCCATACCTGACTTGATATGCTTTACTTGAGCCGAAGGTCTactggaaacagcctctctaccttccTAAGGTAGTGGTAAGACTAAGTACACTCTACCCTACCCAttccccacttgtgggatttacAGTGTATGTTGTTGTAAAGGAATATATTAATTAAGTTTAATTAATTACTATATCAACCAATCAGAAGATGACTCGTGTATTGTTAGAACTGTTTATAgtgttttctcctttttcacaCGCGCTTTCAAGTTGGTAACATACTTCCCTTTAGGGCCAATTGTGGGAGGGGGGATTCAAACCCCTGACACCGTGGTTCGTAGTCACATGCTCTAATAATCTGAGCTACATGCCTCACCCCATCTCCACTGGATCCCTTCCTTGAGGTTAAGTAACGACTTTGGGCATGGCCAGCTCCCATATCACATAGTGTAACATCACATAGTGTAACAGGGTGACACTTTCTTTGCCACATCACCTTTTAGGGGGATATTAATTCTATTTTCAACAAGAGTAGGGAGTATTAGGTCATCCGTAAAGTTAAGGTATGTAAATGACTTTATCAACAACCACAGAAGGTAACTTAGGCACCCTATCTCCACTGGATCCCTTCCTTGAGGTTAAGTAACGACTTTGGGCATGGCCAGCTCCCATATCACATAGTGTAACATCACATAGTGTAACAGGGTGACACTTTCTTTGCCACATCACCTTTTAGGGGGATATTAATTCTATTTTCAACAAGAGTAGGGAGTATTAGGTCATCCGTAAAGTTAAGGTATGTAAATGACTTTATCGACAACCACAAAAGGTAACTTATGACTTCCCTACAAACAATTATATAAATTAAGGAATATATAACTACTTCTTTCTCCGCTATTTTCCTACCTAATTTGATATAATTTGATATCTTTGcttaagccgagggtctatcgaaaacaaccccTCTAGTTTCATAAGGTAGGGGATAGGTTGTGTGCACTCTTGATTCTGCCCTCCTCCCACTTGTGGCATTACactagtatgttgttgttgttatggaaTATATATTATCTAAGTATAACTTACGTATCAACCAATTCGAAGATGACACGTGTATTATTAGAACCATTTATAGTATATTTTCCTCTTCTCACGCGCTTTCAAGAAGTTGGTACTATTTTCTCAGCCACATCACTTTATAGGGGGTATTAGTTCCACTTCAAAAAAGAGTAATGAGTATTATGTCGCCCATAAAATTAAGGTATAAACACCTTTTTGGACAACCACAGGATGTAACTCATGACTTTTCCCAGCAAACAATTAGTATCTAAAACTTAATATTTGCAAGTTCAAAAACATTAACTTCCTCCACAATTATAGCCATTTATACTACGCAAATTGTTCATAGATGCCGATCGTATGCCAATGTTTGAAATAGTCTGCCATCAGTTAATCAAAAGATCCTGTAGGACCATTAATCTCCAATAGATAACAGTCCTCCTTACTAACCATTAACCCTTTTAACGAATTCGGTTGCCATATCTGTGAAGTAGCTCTAATCTTTTTCCTACCAAAATGGGATACATCCTAAATGGTTGAAGGGTAGAGGCGTTCAATCATAATCCATGACATGGCAGCTTAGCGCCACTGGCTTTTCAACCAAGCGCGATGACCAATTGTGTGAATCAACGGTTCCTCTTGTACTACATTCAACCTGTCACCATGCGACCTGGATCTGAAAATGAATTCCCAGTTAACCAATTACCTTATCACCGAAGCTTATGCACCTGAAGCACTCACTTCAACTCATCTCCTGCAGTGGAAGCTGTAGCCTGAAGCCCCTAGTTGTAGGGTACAGCCCAGAAGCTTCCTCTTTAATATTGATGAAAGCACTAGGCACCTCTTAACAGTTCAAACTCCCCCTTTGACAGAGTTCAAAAAGGTACAAATCCTAAATAATTGAAGGAACCTTTTTTGTTTAATATAAATAGTTGATAGCTCCTTGGGGCTCTTTGGATCCACAAGAAAAGGTCATTAGTTAACTTCTTGACCAAATAGCTTTTGATGCATCATGACTTGCTTCCTCATTATCTGTGAAGAATCTGATATTTACCCATTGATGATGGTCACCAATAATCTGACAGTCAAATGCATTTGCCATAGTTGGCCATATTTTTCCACTATTACAGCAGAAAATTACAAATACCCATCagtacttctctttttttcttttttaatttattcatgcTGCTATAGCTTAGTCCATGAAGCAATATCATTCATACAATCACATCGATATAACAATGTCAATAAATTAATACACAAGATTTGTCATTCTTGTCTCGGTCTCTTTCGTATAAGTCATGTCATATATCCTAAGTTACAACCAGTAGGAGCCCGAGATTGCAGATCTTTCTAATTTCTAGAAAATGTATATTAAAACTCTTAACAAGACGCAATGCAACACAAATAGCAGTCCTCAAAATGCCATTAAATTATTCAATGAAACAATAAAAGTCAACATGGGAATGATGAGACTATTCTTGGAGATATTTTCCACATTTTAACATAGCAAAATCTGCTGCAAGAACTCCATCAAATTATTGGATGCTGTCAATAATAAATTTCTGATATTTAATTCCAGAACAGAAAAAGTCTAACCTAATACTTGCCCCCGTGTTAAGAATAAAATTGCA is a genomic window containing:
- the LOC107839294 gene encoding uncharacterized protein LOC107839294 gives rise to the protein MAFHVACPITCRRICYCSLGFPKGKNGFVEDVAKVEEFLKDPWLLKAREGATIQVKVPKIVVAPPPQVPVGDGGGGGGGGGDGEEAAAIASAQTKRVALQKKAAAASMVAEDFARRFESGNLEGSMKDVGGEEQGLSNVKVMCRLCFCGENEGGERARKMMSCKSCGKKYHRSCLKAWGQHRDLFHWSSWSCPSCRICEACRRTGDPNKFMFCKRCDAAYHCYCMQPPHKNVSSGPYLCPKHTKCHSCCSNVPGNGLSVRWFLGYTCCDACGRLFVKGNYCPVCLKVYRDSESTPMVCCDICQRWVHCQCDGISDEKYLQFQVDGNLPYACPTCRGNSYQVRNLEDAVQELWRRRDVADRDLIASLRAGAGLPVEDEIFAISPFSDDEDSGPVVKNEHNRSLKFSLKGLVDKSPKKSKEYGKKSSYKKSGKKKGLTGQNEGHPYAPSGGYGAGDVKNEELQAYRELDSFSSPVGSLTEGICSINQAGVIKHKFIDEVTGNTGKRTVQMKGSKPRPLDGDDVGIQTSMPKTSKGPKLVIHLRNKNTAGSPKSDASSCQKEQDLTTSNGSEDVVQLRENEISERNDTAAKLGGGKGHTVDHMDQMKGQNHKGKESHLIKIKKVSSEATHFPSKVGGKLADGSGPDPPHKTFGILGKRSNDGSVITRAGAEVPATRGNKLASVKHAETMPASCDDLNDEKNSTPSVSNSTRKDPKPLLKLKFKNPYHESQNAWASPGEEEKSMVKGQRSKRKRAPAFGEKTSTRADDNSSQWYEDNTMDEFMDANWILQKLGKDAKGKRVEVHHPSDNTWHRGTVVEVFEGSVVSVALDDGKKKNLELGKQGIRFVSQKQKR